One genomic window of Quercus robur chromosome 6, dhQueRobu3.1, whole genome shotgun sequence includes the following:
- the LOC126689237 gene encoding probable protein phosphatase 2C 35, which translates to MGCVNGKCCSGYPPSSGGDSRDYSLHAKHILTQRSLEKVPVPSHNFYLEYSVLTQRGYYPDSPDKENQDSFCIKTQIQGNPNIHFFGVFDGHGQFGTQCSNFVKDRLVEKLADDPTLADDPLRAFNSAFADTNSELHNSGIDDSMSGTTAITVLVIGDTLFVANAGDSRAVVAVKDGNSILAQDMSLDQTPFRKDEYERVKLAGARVLSVDQVEGLKDPNIQAWGDEESDGGDPPRLWVQNGMYPGTAFTRSVGDSTAEKIGVVADPEISVFQLTANHLFFVVASDGVFEFLSSQAVVNTVARYTDPQDACAAIAGESYKIWLEHENRTDDITIILVHIKGFPNSGAGTTDGSSGTSLRPTRSRRGNSEISVASGSEFYCSLRSESSDLHSFQHVVSTNRSPALVVPSPAHQMPLEL; encoded by the exons ATGGGCTGTGTCAACGGCAAGTGCTGTAGCGGGTATCCACCTTCATCGGGCGGAGACTCCCGAGATTACAGTTTGCATGCCaaacacatactcacacaaagATCCTTGGAGAAAGTCCCTGTTCCCtcacacaatttttatttagagtACTCTGTTCTCACACAGCGTGGTTACTACCCTGACTCACCTGATAAAGAAAACCAAGACAGTTTTTGCATTAAAACCCAGATTCAAGGTAACCCAAATATCCATTTCTTTGGTGTGTTTGATGGGCATGGTCAATTTGGTACTCAGTGTTCCAATTTCGTTAAGGATAGGTTGGTAGAAAAGCTAGCTGATGACCCTACATTAGCGGATGACCCTCTTAGAGCTTTTAATTCTGCGTTTGCAGATACTAATTCTGAGTTACATAATAGTGGGATTGATGATTCAATGAGTGGCACCACTGCTATTACTGTTCTTGTCATTGGGGATACACTTTTCGTGGCAAATGCGGGTGATTCGAGGGCGGTGGTTGCAGTTAAGGACGGGAATAGTATATTAGCCCAGGACATGTCATTAGATCAGACCCCATTTAGGAAAGATGAGTATGAGAGAGTGAAGCTTGCTGGGGCCAGGGTTTTGAGTGTTGATCAAGTGGAAGGGCTTAAGGATCCGAATATTCAGGCGTGGGGTGACGAAGAGTCTGATGGCGGTGATCCCCCGAGGTTGTGGGTTCAGAATGGGATGTATCCGGGGACTGCTTTTACGAGGAGTGTTGGGGATAGTACAGCTGAGAAGATTGGTGTTGTAGCTGATCCGGAGATTTCTGTGTTTCAGCTTACAGCTAATCATCTTTTCTTTGTCGTTGCAAGTGATGGGGTTTTCGAGTTCCTCTCGAGCCAAGCAGTTGTTAACACG GTGGCAAGATATACAGATCCCCAGGATGCATGTGCTGCCATAGCTGGAGAATCATACAAAATATGGTTGGAACACGAAAATCGGACAGATGATATTACGATAATCCTCGTGCACATCAAAGGTTTTCCTAAT TCAGGTGCTGGTACTACAGATGGATCAAGTGGAACAAGTTTGAGGCCAACAAGGTCCAGAAGAGGAAATTCTGAGATATCAGTTGCCTCTGGGTCAGAATTCTACTGTTCACTGAGAAGCGAATCCTCAGACCTACACTCTTTTCAGCATGTGGTTTCAACAAATCGAAGCCCGGCTCTTGTTGTTCCATCTCCGGCACATCAGATGCCTTTGGAATTG tgA